Part of the Streptomyces sp. NBC_01353 genome, GCCACCAGCGTCGCCCGGCGCCCGGCCGGCAGCGAGTCGAGCACCGGGTCGGCGCCGTCCCGCAGATACGCCCGGGTGAAGAGGTGGTGCAGGAGGCCGCGGGCGAAGACGCAGACGCTGATGTACGGCAGCCCCGCGTTGCCGGGCGGCAGGGTGTGGAGGGCGTAGTGGCCGTCGGCGTCCGTGGCGACGCGGCCGAAGCCGGTGAAGTCGGTCCCGTTGCGGCCGAGGTGTCCGCCGGTCACGGGGTCGCGACGCAGCGAGCCGGGCGCGCCGGCCAGCGAACCGTCGGGGGCTGCCTGCCAGAAGTCGAGGAGCGCGTCGGGGACGGGGGCGCCCTCGCCGTCGTGGACATATCCATGCAGGACGATCCGGTCCGGATGGCCGTCCGGTGCTATCCGCTCCCCTTCGGGGAAGGGCAGGGCGTAGCCGTAGAACGGGCCGACGGTGTGGGACGGGGTCGGGAGCAGCGTCATCTCGGGTCAG contains:
- the pcaG gene encoding protocatechuate 3,4-dioxygenase subunit alpha, which gives rise to MTLLPTPSHTVGPFYGYALPFPEGERIAPDGHPDRIVLHGYVHDGEGAPVPDALLDFWQAAPDGSLAGAPGSLRRDPVTGGHLGRNGTDFTGFGRVATDADGHYALHTLPPGNAGLPYISVCVFARGLLHHLFTRAYLRDGADPVLDSLPAGRRATLVARPDENGTPRSYRFDIRLQGEGETVFLEFT